A genome region from Glycine max cultivar Williams 82 chromosome 5, Glycine_max_v4.0, whole genome shotgun sequence includes the following:
- the LOC102664896 gene encoding uncharacterized protein — MSEEVDMNVENEEDAGGKVEHVDCSYAFNISQLFASRDEVLQWARSVAHDIGFVTVIMRTDTNISVRRRASFLLIACERSGQYRPKKTNLVRTCTGSRKCGCPFKLCVKPVLGGEGWMVKLICGVHNHDMAKSLVGHPYVGRLTKDEKIAVVDMTKSMHRLKDDNVVRDLFWRHPDAVKLTNSCNLVFLIDSTYKTNRYKLSLVDIVGVTPTGMTFSATFTYLEEEHLNIVVWALQRFWGLFMSVDALPRVIVTDRDLSLMNAVKNVFLDATNLLCRFHIDKNMKAKCKTMVAQKNAWDYVMEAWRSLADCPCESSFDEYLKNFEMACSSWPMFVDYVCQTWVIPHKEKFVKAWTNKVITK; from the exons atgtctgaagaagttgatatgaatgttGAAAATGAGGAAGATGCTGGCGGTAAAGTGGAACATGTTGATTGCTCTTATGCCTTTAATATTTCTCAG TTGTTTGCTAGTCGTGATGAAGTTTTACAATGGGCTCGATCGGTGGCTCATGACATTGGATTTGTTACCGTGATAATGAGGACAGACACCAATATTAGTGTTCGACGAAGGGCCTCATTTCTATTGATAGCTTGCGAAAGGAGTGGTCAGTACAGGCCTAAGAAGACTAATCTAGTAAGAACATGCACTGGCAGTAGAAAATGTGGATGCCCATTTAAGTTGTGTGTGAAGCCAGTTTTGGGAGGAGAaggatggatggtgaagttaatttGTGGGGTTCACAATCACGACATGGCAAAGTCATTAGTTGGGCATCCATATGTGGGTCGACTGACAAAGGATGAGAAGATTGCTGTTGTtgatatgacgaagtccatg CATAGGCTGAAGGATGATAATGTTGTACGTGACTTGTTCTGGAGACATCCTGATGCAGTAAAGTTAACAAATTCTTGTAATTTGGTTTTCTTGAtcgacagtacctacaaaacaaataggtacaaacTGTCGTTGGTTGATATTGTTGGTGTTACACCAACAGGAATGACATTTTCCGCTACTTTTACTTACTTGGAAGAAGAACATCTTAATATTGTTGTTTGGGCTCTACAACGATTTTGGGGTCTTTTCATGAGTGTTGATGCACTCCCTAGGGTTATTGTCACCGACAGAGATTTGtctttgatgaatgcagtgaaaaatGTATTCCTAGATGCTACGAACTTGTTGTGTCGGTTCCACATTGACAAGAATATGAAGGCAAAGTGCAAAACCATGGTTGCTCAAAAGAATGCATGGGATTATGTGATGGAGGCTTGGAGGAGTTTGGCTGACTGTCCATGTGAGAGTTCATTTGATGAATACcttaaaaactttgaaatggCTTGCTCGTCGTGGCCTATGTTTGTGGACTATGTGTGTCAAACATGGGTGATTCCgcacaaagaaaaatttgtgaAAGCATGGACCAACAAAGTGATAACAAAGTGA